From one ANME-2 cluster archaeon genomic stretch:
- a CDS encoding H4MPT-linked C1 transfer pathway protein: MNKEAPVIGIDIGGANTKLAFADRSIVELHYIPLWKDTQLPQALQDMARRFKPGKVGVVITGELADCFPDKEQGVRFIVDAVDAAFPGAMYLDHHGLFSNSSNISDIRSLAAANWMASALLAGRDIDCIFVDAGSTTTDLIPVKNGRPLAGDTDLKRLGRHELLYRGMLRTNIAAFMNRIELGGVQYRVASELFAQTGDAYVLLGCVRPEDYTCDTPDGEGKTPKSAARRLARVVCADTTELQHEDIMNIARQIYLHQRDELSEALELLSKQHGIKKVVGAGLGELLIQDAARHAGLGSTLLSRKYGPDISKVFPAFAVACLLSEYDTSSQLSY, encoded by the coding sequence ATGAACAAGGAGGCACCCGTAATTGGCATTGACATCGGTGGTGCCAACACCAAATTAGCTTTTGCAGACCGTTCTATCGTCGAGCTGCACTATATCCCGTTGTGGAAAGATACTCAGCTCCCCCAGGCCCTTCAGGATATGGCCAGGCGTTTCAAACCCGGAAAAGTAGGAGTGGTCATAACCGGCGAACTGGCAGATTGCTTTCCTGACAAGGAACAGGGTGTACGGTTCATTGTAGACGCTGTAGATGCAGCATTTCCCGGTGCAATGTACCTTGACCACCACGGTCTTTTCTCGAACAGCAGCAATATCAGTGATATCCGCTCACTGGCAGCCGCCAACTGGATGGCTTCGGCGCTGCTGGCAGGCAGAGATATTGATTGCATTTTTGTCGATGCAGGCAGTACCACCACGGACCTCATTCCTGTGAAGAACGGGCGCCCGCTTGCAGGAGATACTGACCTGAAACGTTTAGGCCGCCATGAACTGCTTTATCGCGGCATGCTGCGCACGAACATTGCAGCATTCATGAACAGGATAGAACTGGGTGGCGTGCAGTACAGGGTCGCTTCAGAACTGTTCGCCCAGACCGGTGACGCGTATGTACTCCTGGGATGCGTCCGGCCTGAAGATTATACCTGCGATACGCCCGATGGTGAGGGAAAGACCCCCAAATCTGCGGCCCGGCGCCTTGCAAGGGTGGTATGTGCAGACACCACAGAATTGCAACATGAAGATATCATGAATATTGCCAGGCAGATCTATCTACACCAGCGGGATGAACTATCTGAAGCACTGGAATTACTCTCTAAGCAGCATGGTATTAAAAAAGTAGTGGGGGCGGGCCTGGGCGAGCTACTGATCCAGGATGCTGCCCGGCATGCAGGACTTGGAAGCACCTTGCTGTCCAGAAAATACGGCCCTGACATCTCAAAAGTATTCCCGGCATTTGCAGTTGCCTGCCTGCTCAGCGAATATGATACCTCTTCTCAGTTATCGTACTGA
- a CDS encoding DUF4143 domain-containing protein: MLETYGGKDIFKIDVNSDKFDLTKFQNELVLYFNEYLLSGGYPEYHPAKDIRLWQDILIADVVEKTIYRDIAVQYQIKNPQYLEKILTYIARNNCQTASYNRIAQALSISTDTVINMINYLESTHLIGSLPLFSKNVKKQIRSNRKFFVIDSGLSNAMLKNRSLMDENSGLLVESVVNSNLLTAKEFRSFFDIRNISYFTDKQKHEVDIVLDIDGKIVPVEVKYQNNIYEHDLKNLHYFMDVQGLDFGVVVTRNLFEMRKNILCIPVWMFLLIFTA, from the coding sequence TTGTTAGAAACCTATGGCGGCAAGGACATATTTAAAATTGATGTCAACAGTGACAAATTTGATCTCACAAAATTCCAGAATGAATTAGTACTCTATTTCAATGAATATCTTCTATCTGGCGGATATCCAGAATACCATCCTGCAAAAGACATACGGCTATGGCAGGACATCCTTATTGCCGACGTGGTTGAAAAGACAATATATCGAGATATTGCAGTACAATACCAGATAAAGAACCCCCAGTATCTTGAAAAGATACTCACCTACATTGCCCGGAACAACTGCCAGACAGCCTCATATAACCGGATAGCACAGGCACTCTCCATCAGCACGGATACTGTCATAAACATGATAAATTATCTGGAATCCACGCATTTGATAGGAAGTTTACCTCTTTTTTCAAAGAACGTGAAAAAACAAATACGTTCCAACCGGAAATTCTTTGTAATAGATTCAGGATTGAGCAACGCCATGCTTAAGAATCGCAGTTTAATGGATGAAAACTCCGGACTATTGGTAGAATCGGTTGTAAATTCCAACCTGTTGACTGCAAAGGAGTTCAGGAGTTTTTTTGACATCAGGAATATCTCGTATTTCACTGATAAGCAAAAGCATGAAGTAGATATTGTGCTGGACATTGACGGGAAGATTGTGCCTGTTGAGGTGAAATACCAGAACAATATCTATGAACATGACCTGAAGAACCTGCACTATTTCATGGACGTACAGGGTCTGGATTTTGGGGTGGTTGTCACCCGGAACCTGTTTGAGATGAGGAAGAATATCCTGTGCATTCCTGTGTGGATGTTTCTGTTAATATTCACGGCTTAG
- a CDS encoding 30S ribosomal protein S6e — MADFRVIVSDRKTGHAHQIQISDNNINNFIGKNIGDIVKGDAVNLPGYSLKITGGTDNGGFPMRSGLPGPSRRKVLVSGGVGFKTKVDGMRRRKAIRGEEIASDIGQINTVIEDYGSKSIHELLGGGAEAGEGAADESK, encoded by the coding sequence ATGGCAGATTTCAGAGTTATTGTTTCAGATAGAAAGACAGGACATGCACACCAGATACAGATTTCGGATAACAATATCAACAATTTTATCGGTAAGAATATTGGTGATATTGTAAAGGGAGACGCTGTGAACCTACCGGGATATTCCCTGAAGATCACTGGCGGAACTGATAATGGCGGGTTCCCCATGCGAAGCGGCCTTCCAGGTCCCAGCCGTCGCAAGGTACTCGTATCAGGTGGCGTTGGATTCAAGACCAAGGTTGATGGGATGAGACGCCGTAAGGCTATCAGGGGCGAGGAGATAGCTTCCGATATTGGCCAGATAAATACGGTTATTGAAGATTACGGCAGTAAATCCATTCATGAACTTCTGGGCGGCGGGGCCGAAGCTGGCGAAGGCGCCGCAGACGAATCTAAATAG
- a CDS encoding ATP-binding protein: MEFYDRKEEIEKLQTLTSLDKSTMIVIYGRRRIGKTRLVQHVFGNNSFYFFVAEKEELLILEDFRIILMERLDYVPNFKDFDDFFGFLFTLPDKEIFIFDEFQNFKKINTGVLSIIQKYWDKYKDERKYSFLFLGSYIGLMKHLFKDYKTPLFGRSDALFDLKPLQYDVCKDILAGLQISSFVEIYSIFGGVPKYYELLENVTDKTLLNIIFEQFLGIGAPLLDEGTNILISEFGTQYRIYFSILEAIASGASTLNDIANRTGIKNTSLGPYMSDLINEYEILVRKVPVNEKASKSKMGRYFIKDNFFKFWFRFIHKNRGFIESGRPEYVLSKIESELDQYIGPVFENICVEFLHRSNVENKLPFVFQNIGSWWNRKGDEIDIVALNDDTKEILIGECKWNNRKMDVDILTKLNDKKRLIKWQYDARKEHYCLFSKVGFSKRLHEVAKEEDILLFTLNDL, from the coding sequence ATGGAATTTTATGACCGTAAAGAAGAGATTGAGAAACTCCAAACATTGACATCGCTTGACAAGAGCACAATGATTGTAATCTACGGCAGGCGTCGTATTGGTAAAACTCGGCTTGTGCAGCATGTTTTTGGAAACAACTCGTTTTACTTTTTTGTTGCGGAAAAAGAAGAATTGTTAATCCTTGAAGATTTCAGAATCATATTGATGGAGCGCCTTGATTATGTTCCCAACTTTAAGGATTTCGATGATTTTTTTGGTTTTTTGTTTACGCTACCCGACAAAGAGATATTCATTTTTGATGAATTCCAAAACTTTAAAAAAATCAACACTGGTGTTTTGTCTATCATCCAAAAATACTGGGATAAATACAAAGATGAACGGAAATATTCATTTTTGTTTCTTGGTTCTTACATAGGTCTTATGAAACATCTATTCAAAGACTATAAAACGCCACTCTTTGGACGCTCGGATGCACTATTCGATCTAAAACCTCTGCAGTATGATGTTTGCAAAGACATTCTGGCGGGACTCCAAATCAGTTCCTTTGTCGAAATATATTCAATATTTGGTGGAGTTCCAAAATACTACGAATTATTAGAGAATGTAACTGACAAAACGCTATTAAACATCATCTTTGAACAATTCCTGGGCATTGGTGCTCCCCTACTTGATGAAGGTACAAATATATTGATAAGTGAATTTGGAACTCAATACAGGATATATTTTTCAATTTTAGAGGCAATTGCCAGCGGAGCAAGCACTTTGAATGACATAGCAAACCGAACCGGTATTAAAAATACCAGTCTTGGGCCTTACATGTCCGACCTTATCAATGAATATGAAATTCTGGTGCGCAAAGTTCCCGTGAATGAAAAAGCATCCAAATCCAAAATGGGCAGGTATTTTATCAAAGACAATTTTTTCAAATTCTGGTTTCGCTTCATTCACAAGAACCGTGGGTTTATTGAGAGTGGCAGACCAGAGTATGTACTTTCAAAAATCGAATCTGAACTTGATCAATACATCGGGCCGGTTTTTGAAAACATATGTGTTGAGTTTCTGCACAGATCAAATGTTGAAAATAAACTTCCGTTCGTGTTCCAAAACATCGGTTCATGGTGGAACCGCAAAGGTGATGAGATTGATATCGTTGCTTTAAACGATGATACAAAAGAGATTCTCATTGGGGAATGTAAATGGAACAACCGCAAGATGGATGTGGATATTCTAACAAAGCTAAATGACAAAAAGAGGTTGATAAAATGGCAATACGATGCACGTAAAGAGCATTACTGCCTGTTCTCAAAAGTGGGTTTCTCAAAACGCTTACACGAAGTTGCAAAAGAAGAGGATATTTTGCTTTTTACCCTGAATGACTTGTAA
- a CDS encoding cobyric acid synthase — MNNTAKPLMVLGTGSHVGKSVIVTALCRIFAEQGHTVAPFKAQNMSLNSWITEDGSEIGIAQAIQAKACGILPTADMNPILLKPKGDRKSQVILLGKPYADRTAGDYYDSIEDMMNIVEGAYERLAQQYDTIVIEGAGGAAEINLYHRDVVNIGTARMLHPPVILVGDIERGGVFASIYGTLKLLPEDIAPLVKGIIINKFRGDPAILEPGIRQLEALTGVPVLGVIPYTGLSIPSEDSVSIADKVRSASKDNGLVDIAVLRLPRISNFTDFEPLEPYSNVHYIEPGDDLGHPDALIIPGTKNTIDDLKVLQDCGSDARILELAKAGVPVIGICGGYQMLGSTITDSGIEGGSGEAAVFNGLGLLDIATYFTEYEKQTVQTEKTVTGNGPILGCIKGQQVSGYKIHMGKTRLGDEVPAFGDDGCVNKEGLVWGTYLHGLFENENLRDAFLEFLYNGRDMSYSAVRDNVEYIEPYHQLATHFQAHVNMDAIERMLTEQGTVDVSRR, encoded by the coding sequence ATGAACAACACAGCAAAACCCCTGATGGTACTGGGCACAGGCTCACATGTAGGCAAGAGCGTGATAGTCACAGCCCTGTGCCGCATCTTTGCCGAACAGGGCCACACTGTTGCACCCTTCAAAGCCCAGAACATGAGCCTCAACTCCTGGATAACCGAGGATGGTAGCGAGATAGGTATCGCACAGGCCATCCAGGCAAAGGCATGTGGCATCCTGCCGACCGCAGACATGAACCCAATTCTCCTCAAACCCAAAGGCGACCGCAAGTCCCAGGTGATACTATTGGGAAAACCGTATGCCGACCGCACCGCCGGGGACTATTACGATTCCATTGAAGACATGATGAACATTGTCGAGGGCGCATACGAAAGGCTGGCCCAACAGTACGATACCATCGTCATAGAAGGGGCCGGGGGTGCCGCCGAGATCAACCTGTACCACCGCGATGTGGTCAATATCGGTACTGCCAGGATGCTGCATCCCCCTGTCATCCTTGTCGGTGATATCGAGCGCGGCGGCGTGTTCGCCAGTATCTATGGCACCCTGAAACTCCTCCCCGAAGACATTGCGCCCCTGGTCAAAGGCATCATCATCAACAAGTTCAGGGGCGACCCGGCAATACTGGAACCCGGCATACGGCAGCTTGAAGCACTCACGGGGGTGCCGGTACTGGGCGTCATCCCCTATACCGGGCTATCCATTCCCTCAGAGGATTCGGTTTCCATTGCCGACAAGGTACGCTCCGCATCCAAAGACAACGGGCTGGTGGATATTGCAGTTCTCCGCCTGCCAAGAATATCCAATTTCACCGACTTCGAGCCCCTGGAGCCCTATTCAAATGTGCATTATATTGAACCGGGCGATGACTTAGGGCACCCAGACGCCCTTATCATTCCCGGCACCAAGAACACCATTGACGACCTGAAAGTGCTGCAGGATTGCGGCTCTGATGCCCGGATACTTGAACTTGCAAAGGCAGGTGTTCCTGTTATTGGCATCTGTGGCGGCTACCAGATGCTCGGCAGTACCATCACTGACAGCGGTATAGAAGGGGGAAGCGGGGAAGCTGCAGTTTTCAATGGCCTGGGACTGCTGGATATTGCCACGTATTTTACTGAATATGAAAAGCAGACTGTCCAGACCGAAAAGACAGTAACAGGTAACGGCCCCATCCTGGGCTGTATAAAGGGGCAGCAGGTATCAGGTTATAAAATCCACATGGGTAAGACCCGGCTCGGGGATGAAGTACCCGCTTTTGGTGATGATGGCTGTGTGAATAAAGAAGGGCTGGTATGGGGGACATACCTGCACGGGTTGTTCGAGAATGAGAATCTAAGGGATGCTTTTTTGGAGTTCCTGTATAACGGGCGCGATATGTCATATAGTGCTGTGAGGGACAACGTGGAGTATATTGAACCCTACCACCAGCTTGCAACGCATTTCCAGGCACATGTTAATATGGATGCCATTGAGAGGATGCTGACAGAACAGGGGACAGTAGACGTTAGTAGACGTTAG
- the cofD gene encoding 2-phospho-L-lactate transferase — translation MLVLSGGTGTPKLLAGLRQLIPDENITVIVNTAEDLLVSGNLVCPDIDTVTYLFSGLLDMDKWWGVAGDTYHTHEALASAGHDEVLRLGDRDRATHILRSECIRQGASLTEAVGRTARMLGAQGTILPMCDEPVSSMITTDDGTMHFQDFWVGKRGRPEVMGIEYLGIENTTVSDAVHKAVEQEDTILIGPSNPITSIGPVLAVKGMRELIRNKHVVAVSPIIGCEPVSGPAGKLMSACGCEVSSRGVARFYEDLLDVFVVDERDGLGLRDVEGMGVAVVSADTLMTSAEKSKVLAEVVIGQMV, via the coding sequence ATGCTTGTATTATCAGGCGGGACCGGAACACCAAAACTTCTGGCTGGTCTTCGGCAACTTATACCTGATGAAAATATTACCGTTATTGTCAACACGGCAGAGGACCTGTTGGTATCGGGAAACCTGGTTTGCCCTGATATTGATACGGTCACCTACCTTTTTTCCGGTCTGCTTGACATGGACAAATGGTGGGGTGTGGCAGGGGATACCTACCATACCCATGAAGCCCTAGCCAGTGCCGGACACGATGAGGTGTTAAGGCTGGGGGACAGGGACCGCGCCACCCATATCCTGCGCTCAGAATGTATCAGGCAGGGTGCATCATTGACAGAGGCTGTGGGGAGGACCGCCCGCATGCTGGGAGCGCAAGGCACCATCCTGCCGATGTGTGACGAGCCTGTATCGTCGATGATAACCACCGATGACGGTACCATGCATTTCCAGGATTTCTGGGTCGGAAAGAGGGGGCGACCTGAAGTAATGGGTATTGAGTACCTGGGTATTGAAAATACTACTGTTTCAGATGCGGTCCACAAGGCTGTTGAGCAAGAGGATACAATACTAATAGGTCCCAGCAATCCTATTACAAGTATAGGCCCCGTTCTTGCTGTGAAGGGGATGAGGGAGCTGATACGCAATAAACACGTAGTAGCGGTCAGCCCTATCATCGGGTGCGAGCCTGTGAGCGGGCCTGCGGGCAAGTTGATGAGCGCCTGCGGGTGTGAGGTGTCATCCAGGGGGGTGGCCCGGTTCTATGAGGACCTGCTGGATGTGTTCGTGGTGGATGAGCGCGACGGGTTGGGGCTGCGGGATGTTGAGGGGATGGGTGTGGCTGTGGTGAGTGCGGATACTCTGATGACTTCGGCTGAAAAGAGTAAGGTGCTGGCTGAAGTGGTGATCGGACAAATGGTTTAG
- a CDS encoding erythromycin esterase family protein gives MYTTIDDWIHHEAIPFSVDSSETFNASIDRVIASFDDPVELLGFGEALHGGEDILILRNRLFQRLVETHGYSAIAIESSFPRARVVNEYIAGRGPASYEAVQDTGFSHGFGLLDANRELVEWMRRYNADPFHRVKLQFYGFDSPTEMVGTDSPGKVLHFVLDYLASIDNARGKEYRERIDHLLGQDSDWENPAASFDPAKSVGLSPEATALRIETEDLITELHIRRPELVARSGESCYLEARQYALVARQLLNYHAALARKSDERVSRLLGIRDAMMADNLAYMVSRERGRGKVLAFAHNSHLKHGESQWQFGTDVYSWWPAGSHLNEMFGPGYVVIGSALGVSDANGIGQPEPGTLEALLTAVPGPVRFIPTHKSQGLPTTAISTLPARSGSIKNTTYFALTPQSFTDFDWLAVLDSTIYSRGGPPLQ, from the coding sequence GTGTATACCACCATCGACGATTGGATTCACCATGAAGCGATTCCATTCTCAGTCGATTCGTCCGAAACCTTCAATGCCTCCATCGACAGGGTCATCGCCTCATTTGACGACCCGGTGGAGTTGCTCGGCTTTGGAGAAGCACTCCATGGCGGCGAGGACATTCTTATACTCCGCAACCGGCTTTTCCAGCGTTTGGTTGAGACGCACGGCTACAGTGCCATTGCCATCGAGAGCAGTTTCCCCCGGGCACGCGTGGTGAATGAGTACATTGCCGGTCGCGGCCCGGCATCATATGAGGCTGTGCAGGACACCGGATTTAGCCACGGCTTCGGCCTGCTCGATGCGAACCGGGAACTCGTGGAGTGGATGCGGAGATACAATGCCGATCCTTTCCACCGAGTCAAACTCCAGTTCTACGGCTTCGATAGTCCGACCGAAATGGTCGGCACCGATAGTCCAGGCAAGGTCCTGCATTTTGTTCTCGATTACCTCGCTTCGATCGATAATGCCAGAGGCAAAGAATATCGCGAACGCATAGACCACCTTCTGGGCCAGGATTCTGACTGGGAGAACCCAGCCGCATCGTTCGACCCGGCGAAGTCGGTAGGACTGTCACCAGAGGCAACTGCATTGCGCATCGAAACTGAGGATCTCATTACAGAACTGCACATACGCCGTCCCGAATTGGTGGCAAGGAGCGGCGAAAGCTGCTATCTTGAAGCCAGGCAATATGCTTTGGTGGCACGGCAGTTACTGAACTATCATGCCGCTTTAGCCCGAAAATCGGATGAACGGGTTTCCAGACTTCTCGGCATTCGCGATGCGATGATGGCGGATAATCTGGCGTACATGGTGTCTCGTGAGCGTGGCCGGGGGAAAGTGCTGGCCTTCGCTCACAACAGCCATCTGAAACATGGAGAGTCACAATGGCAATTCGGCACTGACGTATACTCATGGTGGCCGGCGGGTTCGCACCTCAATGAGATGTTCGGCCCAGGTTATGTCGTCATCGGTTCGGCATTGGGCGTTTCTGATGCCAATGGCATCGGCCAGCCCGAACCCGGCACGCTTGAAGCCCTGCTGACTGCCGTGCCGGGACCAGTGCGGTTCATTCCCACGCATAAAAGCCAGGGGCTTCCGACCACGGCAATATCAACTCTTCCGGCTCGCTCGGGCAGTATAAAGAACACGACCTATTTCGCACTGACTCCCCAAAGTTTCACCGATTTCGACTGGCTGGCTGTCCTGGATTCAACGATATATAGCCGCGGTGGGCCACCGCTGCAATAA
- a CDS encoding TrkA family potassium uptake protein, translating to MNSSLDLNEKHTIVLGYGDVGHRVVQRLMNAGVLFVVVDSNEGVFKDVDFTYYTGDATSESTLKKVGVEHASTVILTIGSDSNIIFAILVARKLNPDSVILARANDNQSIDKMYKAGADYVASLSIIAGQMLGQIAVLPHDHPLREETILMYEGIEIEKYTIGPSSPLAGKTLAELDLRNSIGCTVIGIHAEDKTRSEIDPHTVIKEGMTLAVLGNVEQINRFRETFVK from the coding sequence ATGAACAGTTCACTGGATTTGAACGAGAAACACACGATTGTACTGGGATATGGTGATGTAGGCCACAGGGTCGTACAACGCCTGATGAATGCCGGAGTGCTCTTTGTGGTAGTGGACTCGAATGAAGGAGTGTTCAAAGATGTGGATTTTACTTATTATACAGGGGATGCCACCTCCGAGTCGACCCTGAAGAAAGTGGGTGTGGAGCATGCGTCCACCGTGATATTGACCATCGGGTCTGATTCCAACATCATTTTTGCCATCCTGGTAGCGCGCAAACTGAATCCTGATAGTGTTATCCTGGCACGTGCTAATGACAATCAATCCATAGATAAGATGTACAAAGCAGGAGCCGATTATGTGGCATCGCTTTCCATAATCGCCGGACAGATGCTGGGGCAGATCGCGGTGTTACCGCATGACCACCCGCTGCGGGAAGAGACCATACTGATGTATGAAGGAATAGAGATCGAGAAATATACCATCGGTCCGTCCTCGCCCCTGGCCGGTAAGACCCTGGCCGAACTTGACCTGCGCAACTCTATCGGTTGCACAGTGATAGGGATACATGCAGAGGATAAGACCAGATCAGAGATTGACCCTCATACCGTTATTAAAGAAGGTATGACCCTTGCAGTACTGGGTAATGTTGAACAGATTAATCGGTTCCGTGAAACCTTTGTAAAATAA
- a CDS encoding DUF473 domain-containing protein — MQYIALTGISSQVLKELQENCIRTIEIHSPHNFLSVYHTEVGDLLFLTKSSYNDIKTGTIGILAKIKERHISMHRFVSRSQEMFEECETFAARIQLQLQGIARVRTVGDAVMGSPFFVDADSVTYLEAK; from the coding sequence ATGCAATATATAGCGCTAACAGGTATATCTTCGCAGGTGCTCAAGGAGCTACAGGAGAACTGTATTCGTACTATTGAGATACACAGTCCCCATAATTTTTTATCCGTTTATCATACTGAAGTTGGCGACCTGCTTTTCCTGACCAAATCCAGTTATAATGATATTAAGACCGGGACAATAGGTATACTGGCAAAGATAAAGGAACGGCATATCTCAATGCATCGCTTTGTCAGCAGGTCGCAAGAGATGTTTGAGGAGTGCGAAACTTTTGCAGCAAGGATTCAATTGCAGTTACAGGGAATTGCCAGGGTACGCACGGTTGGAGATGCTGTTATGGGCAGTCCTTTCTTTGTGGATGCTGACAGTGTCACGTATCTTGAAGCAAAATGA
- a CDS encoding winged helix-turn-helix domain-containing protein produces the protein MNKNVDDDELEDMIMRGPTAREAKTGDHDMMFKALGNPVRRKIIVSIGAFGKSLADVMKETGVNRSQLDYQLDFLNKGGFAVVEGDICRLTDKGLGLLSNI, from the coding sequence ATGAACAAGAACGTTGACGATGATGAACTGGAAGACATGATAATGCGTGGCCCCACGGCCCGTGAGGCAAAGACAGGGGACCATGACATGATGTTCAAGGCACTGGGTAATCCGGTGCGCAGGAAGATCATTGTTTCTATTGGTGCTTTTGGTAAATCACTGGCGGATGTGATGAAAGAGACAGGGGTTAACCGGTCGCAACTGGATTACCAGCTGGATTTTCTTAATAAGGGGGGGTTTGCCGTGGTAGAGGGGGATATCTGCCGGCTGACCGATAAGGGATTGGGGCTGCTGTCGAATATTTAA
- a CDS encoding potassium channel protein produces MKKKESGRTIYYYIILFLMMILLYSYIAIFIKSHFEGESFTFIESVYFVIITMTTVGYGDIVMTTPIGMIFSIVVAISGVIMLFALLFPLVVIPWIETQIRGELPTIAPTKLNDHVIICGYNKMVESLVNELEDNSMPFIVVDDDENQIRSLLKEGTNCIFGDPAKEKVLDAAGVCRARLLIANQNDEKNASIILTAREFCTIEILAIVNDKNNADYLKYAGANRVVSPKSLLGSFIGRKSVEPLTDRVINSIAFMDDLEIAEFPIYPGSILLKKSLKESRIRELTGANIVGIWKGGKLSLNPVADDVIKRNSILLVVGNKQQLRKFKRLTH; encoded by the coding sequence ATGAAAAAAAAAGAGTCGGGCCGGACCATCTACTATTACATTATCCTCTTTTTGATGATGATTTTATTGTATAGCTATATTGCAATATTCATCAAGTCACATTTTGAAGGAGAATCGTTCACCTTTATTGAAAGTGTATATTTTGTCATCATCACTATGACCACAGTAGGGTATGGGGATATAGTAATGACTACCCCCATTGGAATGATATTCAGCATAGTCGTGGCGATTTCAGGGGTCATCATGTTATTTGCACTGCTCTTCCCATTGGTGGTAATACCATGGATCGAGACGCAGATACGGGGTGAACTGCCTACCATTGCCCCCACGAAACTCAACGACCATGTTATCATATGCGGTTACAACAAGATGGTCGAATCACTGGTAAACGAACTGGAAGACAATAGCATGCCATTCATAGTAGTGGACGACGATGAAAACCAGATACGTTCACTCCTAAAAGAGGGCACCAATTGTATTTTTGGAGACCCTGCCAAAGAAAAAGTACTTGATGCCGCAGGGGTATGCAGGGCCAGGCTGCTCATAGCGAACCAGAATGATGAAAAGAATGCCAGTATCATACTGACAGCACGGGAATTCTGTACCATTGAGATACTGGCAATCGTGAACGATAAGAATAATGCAGATTATTTGAAATATGCAGGTGCCAACAGGGTGGTATCACCAAAATCCCTCCTGGGTTCATTTATCGGTCGCAAGTCGGTAGAACCTCTTACAGACAGGGTTATTAACAGCATCGCTTTCATGGATGACCTCGAAATTGCCGAGTTCCCTATTTACCCTGGCAGCATTCTGCTGAAAAAGAGCCTGAAAGAATCCAGGATACGTGAACTGACCGGCGCCAACATTGTAGGGATATGGAAAGGAGGCAAATTATCCCTTAATCCCGTGGCCGATGATGTAATAAAGCGGAATTCCATATTACTGGTAGTTGGCAATAAACAACAGTTGAGAAAGTTCAAACGACTTACCCATTAG